A genomic stretch from Streptomyces venezuelae ATCC 10712 includes:
- a CDS encoding TetR/AcrR family transcriptional regulator, which produces MTSTVADSAPAARRVPRPRADALRNRERLVTAAREMFVEFGAQVPYDEIARRAGVGNATLYRNFPERTDLVREVVLSSMARVTDLAERVMAEEADTFAALRRFTHGAADERIGALCPMLDGAFDKDHPDLTVERERLEEAVQSLVDSAQRAGRLRSDVGVGDLMVAVSQLTRPLPGTACGNFDQFVHRHLQLFLDGLEAPARSELPGTAATLEDLRRDCPSRTTS; this is translated from the coding sequence GTGACCAGCACCGTCGCCGATTCCGCGCCCGCCGCCCGCCGCGTGCCCCGTCCGCGCGCGGACGCGCTGCGCAACCGCGAGCGGCTCGTGACGGCGGCCCGCGAGATGTTCGTCGAGTTCGGCGCCCAGGTGCCCTACGACGAGATCGCGCGCCGGGCCGGCGTCGGGAACGCCACGCTCTACCGGAACTTCCCGGAGCGCACCGACCTCGTCCGCGAGGTCGTCCTCTCCAGCATGGCCCGCGTCACCGATCTCGCCGAGCGGGTCATGGCCGAGGAGGCGGACACCTTCGCCGCGCTCCGGCGCTTCACCCACGGCGCCGCCGACGAGCGGATCGGCGCCCTGTGCCCGATGCTCGACGGCGCCTTCGACAAGGACCACCCCGACCTCACGGTCGAGCGTGAGCGCCTGGAGGAAGCCGTCCAGTCGCTCGTCGACAGCGCCCAGCGGGCCGGTCGGCTCCGCTCCGACGTCGGTGTCGGGGACCTGATGGTGGCGGTGTCGCAGCTGACCCGTCCGCTGCCGGGCACCGCCTGCGGGAACTTCGACCAGTTCGTCCACCGTCACCTGCAGCTGTTCCTCGACGGCCTGGAGGCGCCCGCGCGCTCCGAACTGCCCGGGACGGCCGCCACCCTGGAGGACCTGAGACGCGACTGCCCGTCCCGCACGACGTCGTGA
- a CDS encoding MFS transporter: MPKIPDNTVTHPDPGRWKALVFIALAQLMVVLDATIVNIALPSAQQDLGISDGNRQWVITAYALAFGGLLLFGGRIADLWGRKRTFVVGLIGFALASALGGAATGEAMMLGARALQGAFGALLAPAALSLLAVTFTDAKERAKAFGIYGAIAGGGGAVGLILGGFLTEYLNWRWTFFVNIPFAIVAAVGAYLVIREPAGGRNRSPLDIPGVILSTLGLVALVYGFTRAESEGWSDTGTIGLFVGSAVLLLAFVLTEAKVKSPLLPLRVLTDRNRGGVYLSLGLAVIAMFGLFLFLTYYLQVVKGYSPVMTGFAFLPMIAGMIIGSTQIGTRLMTRVPPRLLMAPGFLTAGVGMLLLTQLEVGTSYAGLILPAQLLLGLGMGTAFMPAMSLATLGVDPRDAGVASAMVNTSQQVGGAIGTALLNTIAASATTAYLTDHAAGATTPAGQKLLQLQGMVEGYTAAIWWAVGILVVSAAIAFTLINTGKPDMGVVAGSGADAEDEVKVPVIAH, from the coding sequence ATGCCGAAAATCCCCGACAACACCGTGACCCACCCCGACCCGGGCCGCTGGAAAGCGCTCGTCTTCATCGCCCTCGCCCAGCTGATGGTCGTCCTCGACGCGACCATCGTGAACATCGCGCTGCCCTCCGCCCAGCAGGACCTCGGGATCTCGGACGGCAACCGGCAGTGGGTCATCACCGCCTACGCCCTCGCGTTCGGCGGACTGCTCCTCTTCGGCGGCCGCATCGCCGACCTGTGGGGACGCAAGCGCACCTTCGTCGTCGGTCTGATCGGCTTCGCCCTCGCCTCCGCCCTCGGCGGCGCCGCGACCGGCGAGGCCATGATGCTGGGCGCCCGCGCGCTCCAGGGCGCCTTCGGCGCGCTCCTCGCGCCCGCCGCGCTCTCGCTGCTCGCCGTGACGTTCACGGACGCCAAGGAGCGGGCCAAGGCCTTCGGCATCTACGGCGCGATCGCCGGTGGTGGCGGCGCCGTGGGTCTGATCCTCGGCGGCTTCCTCACCGAGTACCTGAACTGGCGCTGGACCTTCTTCGTCAACATCCCGTTCGCCATCGTCGCCGCCGTCGGCGCGTACCTGGTGATCCGCGAGCCCGCGGGCGGCCGCAACCGCTCCCCGCTCGACATCCCCGGCGTGATCCTGTCCACCCTGGGCCTGGTCGCGCTCGTCTACGGCTTCACCCGCGCCGAGTCGGAGGGCTGGAGCGACACCGGCACCATCGGCCTGTTCGTCGGCTCCGCCGTGCTGCTCCTCGCCTTCGTGCTCACCGAGGCGAAGGTGAAGTCCCCGCTGCTGCCGCTGCGCGTCCTGACCGACCGCAACCGCGGCGGTGTCTACCTCTCGCTGGGTCTCGCCGTCATCGCGATGTTCGGCCTGTTCCTCTTCCTGACCTACTACCTGCAGGTCGTGAAGGGCTACTCGCCGGTCATGACGGGCTTCGCGTTCCTCCCGATGATCGCGGGCATGATCATCGGCTCCACCCAGATCGGTACGCGGCTGATGACCCGCGTCCCGCCGCGCCTGCTCATGGCCCCCGGCTTCCTGACCGCCGGTGTCGGCATGCTGCTGCTCACGCAGCTGGAGGTCGGCACCTCGTACGCCGGTCTGATCCTGCCGGCGCAGCTGCTGCTCGGCCTGGGCATGGGTACGGCGTTCATGCCGGCGATGTCGCTCGCGACGCTCGGCGTGGACCCGCGGGACGCCGGTGTGGCCTCCGCGATGGTCAACACCTCGCAGCAGGTCGGCGGCGCCATCGGTACGGCCCTGCTGAACACGATCGCCGCCTCGGCGACCACCGCCTACCTGACCGACCACGCGGCGGGCGCGACCACCCCGGCCGGGCAGAAGCTGCTCCAGCTCCAGGGCATGGTCGAGGGCTACACCGCGGCCATCTGGTGGGCCGTCGGCATCCTGGTCGTCTCGGCCGCGATCGCCTTCACCCTGATCAACACCGGGAAGCCGGACATGGGAGTCGTCGCCGGGTCCGGCGCGGACGCGGAGGACGAGGTGAAGGTGCCGGTCATCGCGCACTGA